TGCGGTCGACGAGCTCCGTGTCGAACGCGGGGGCGGGCTCGCGCTGACCGCGCCGACGGCGCAGGGCCTCGAGCAGGTCGGCCGTGTCGGAGCTGGCGCTCTGCGATGCCGGCGCCCGCTTGGTGGCGAAGTCGCGGACCGTGGGGGAGGACTCGTGCTCCGGCTGCGGCTCGGGCAGACGACGTGGGCCGAACGCGCCCGAGTCGAAGCGGTCCTCCTCCCTCTCGTCCTCCGAGCCGTTCCCCTGCAGGGGAGCGACCGTGTCGAGAGCGCGCAGGCGCGGGATCAGCCCCTCGGGCATCGGTCCCTGGCGGGACAGCTGCGTCGCGTCGCCGTTCAGCGGCGACAGCGCGCTGCGGCGCGGCTCGAAGCTCCAGCGCGCGTCGTGGTCGACGTCGTTCGCCGTGAACTCGAGTTTGACGATCCAGCCCGAGGACTCCTTCCAACTCGTCCAGCGCTCGCCCGTCGCGCCCAGCTCGGCGAGCTTGGCGCGGATCGCGATGCCGAACGTGGGGTTCTCGTCCTGCTCCAGCTCGATGCCCATCAGCACCGGCACCGCGAGCGCCTGGCCGACGACGTGCTCGCGCTCGGCGAGCACGGGTCCCTCGAAGCGCCGGATGTCCTCCACACGCGCGCCGAGCAGCGCGGCGACGTCCTCCGCCGACATGCCGGATCGGATGTGCGCCTGGATCTCGCGCGGGCTCGGCAGCGGAGCGCGCGGCTCGGCGGGCGCCTGATCGCGCTGGGCCCGGCGGATCTCGGAGCGCAGCACGTCGTCGATCGCGAGCGTGAAGCGCTGCCCGGCCTCGGTGGCCAGGACGAGCCGGCCGTCCTCGTGTCCGATGATGGTGAGCGATTCCATGCCCATCCTCCTCTGGCTCGCCCCTGTCGCCGCTGCAGGACAGCGGCCCGCCGCTGCATCACGACGTCGCCATGGTTTCACGGGCGGGGCCGAACGGCGGGAATAG
The Microbacterium sp. JZ31 genome window above contains:
- the sepH gene encoding septation protein SepH — translated: MESLTIIGHEDGRLVLATEAGQRFTLAIDDVLRSEIRRAQRDQAPAEPRAPLPSPREIQAHIRSGMSAEDVAALLGARVEDIRRFEGPVLAEREHVVGQALAVPVLMGIELEQDENPTFGIAIRAKLAELGATGERWTSWKESSGWIVKLEFTANDVDHDARWSFEPRRSALSPLNGDATQLSRQGPMPEGLIPRLRALDTVAPLQGNGSEDEREEDRFDSGAFGPRRLPEPQPEHESSPTVRDFATKRAPASQSASSDTADLLEALRRRRGQREPAPAFDTELVDRTSDHPAGGAAEGERRAPVALFDATPEQTQGQDETPAESEETPRRRGRASMPSWDEIVFGARSDD